In Syngnathus scovelli strain Florida chromosome 11, RoL_Ssco_1.2, whole genome shotgun sequence, one DNA window encodes the following:
- the wdr77 gene encoding methylosome protein WDR77 codes for MLKENPWNIPPNAPACMEKHLCAAQYKADGTLVLGSSSLAGRSWQGSVWIYSNPEQAPNEGFCKAGVQTETGVTDVKWASEKGVVVAADSGALEFWELDEDERLLVNRFTKHEHDDIVTSVSPAAAGNTAITGSMDCRIKVWDLSQEMVVTSYSAHTQAVNCVACSPTDDSLFVSCGQDGRVLMWDTRKPNKPATRIETSNCLPTTVSWHPQQRSTIAFGDELGRVTVKDFLATEPGRVASVHSRRVNSLAFSTHNASLLASISDDCSLAVLNSELQEIFRDRRHQDFVKGVCWLHAGSNKLTTVGWDHLVLHHTVEPTGGAPNSS; via the exons ATGCTAAAGGAGAATCCTTGGAATATACCTCCTAATGCTCCAGCATGCATGGAGAAGCATCTGTGTGCGGCGCAATACAAAGCAG ATGGCACCTTGGTGCTCGGTTCTTCCAGTCTCGCTGGCAGGAGTTGGCAGGGCTCTGTGTGGATCTACAGTAACCCAGAGCAGGCCCCAAATGAGGGCTTCTGCAAAGCTGGCGTGCAAACTGAGACTGGAGTAACGGACGTCAAGTGGGCATCAGAAAAGGGTGTTGTCGTGGCAGCGGATTCGG GTGCCTTGGAATTTTGGGAACTGGACGAGGATGAGCGCCTCCTTGTCAACCGTTTCACCAAGCATGAGCATGATGATATTGTTACCAGTGTGAGCCCCGCAGCTGCAGGAAACACTGCCATCACTGGGAGTATGGACTGCAG AATTAAAGTGTGGGACCTGAGTCAGGAGATGGTTGTCACGTCTTACAGTG CTCACACACAAGCGGTCAATTGTGTTGCCTGCAGTCCTACAGACGATTCTCTTTTTGTCTCCTGTGGTCAG GATGGCCGCGTGCTTATGTGGGACACGCGGAAACCAAATAAACCAGCTACAAGAATAG AGACTTCCAACTGTTTGCCCACCACTGTCTCTTGGCATCCTCAGCAAAGAAGCACTATTGCATTTG GCGACGAGCTCGGCAGAGTAACCGTCAAGGATTTCCTCGCGACGGAGCCGGGCCGTGTGGCGAGCGTCCACAGCCGCAGAGTTAACAGCCTGGCATTTTCTACACACAA CGCATCTTTGCTGGCTTCCATTAGCGATGATTGCTCCCTTGCTGTTTTAAATTCTGAACTCCAAGAAAT ATTCAGAGATCGGCGCCATCAAGACTTTGTCAAGGGCGTGTGCTGGCTCCACGCAGGCTCGAATAAACTTACCACTGTGGGCTGGGATCACCTTGTGCTTCACCACACCGTAGAGCCAACAGGGGGCGCCCCGAACTCGTCCTAA
- the LOC125977248 gene encoding uncharacterized protein C6orf132 homolog codes for MAPPPPPETFILPPPDFMGYLSSLEMAALQPPSTSPPKPPIKKDKSRRVIKPPTEAPPEPPSIDSSETLISKPSPAKVPKHPNFAPPPPPTKEQPKTAKIPPPKPIRLSSMANTDSPPHIPAPSPPVKTRTQSTFNPQHSAKLNHVSNTSILKGYVEQDTRPKQMLLLEDTGPASPMPKLVQVNGNVPRETPTKPIRKDPKHHKETLQSQTPLHERPKSIPNDVLYYNLENLQNTLPAQSSVPEVTTQANAVTVSAQNETVKPRGVPYKIPRKLQTLNKTFLTSEDIQGKLNPKPAGKFSPSLDHKRYSLKNDETIAAREASSASPLSLLMAAKERDKNKSYEIGTMKINQRRGSTQNSVAQTLPTMSRSLSSSALFHPDEVQDSPTSVIPVQYWDTKSATIARMTTGQTYNSPEPTSSDMRKQLVERNDSYVRSGGDKVHFFLPPPPEFEDFGNITEPSPSIRSPDPLLKMAPQTNRNSLPPAHIPPSPVPKPSKQPSRNVNVQPKPQFQTYSTVNSAQQPTSLSASQTTLVSILQKKMLEIDHKITPTDETDYDAQDWSVPLSEEVKVPVIPKTIPQVKSASTGTNQTTTHKQEVKMVSKLPVINSNERHSSYQYGMTYRIRPGTQQPVTLIRKGPS; via the exons AtggcccctcccccacctccagAGACGTTTATCCTCCCTCCACCAGACTTCATGGGCTACCTGAGCAGTTTAGAGATGGCCGCCCTTCAGCCTCCCTCAACAAGTCCTCCGAAGCCACCCATCAAGAAAGACAAAAGTCGTCGCGTCATAAAACCCCCAACTGAGGCCCCACCGGAGCCTCCTTCCATAGATTCCAGTGAAACTCTCATTTCAAAACCGTCCCCGGCTAAAGTTCCCAAACATCCAAATTTCGCCCCACCGCCTCCTCCGACTAAAGAGCAGCCGAAGACCGCAAAGATTCCCCCTCCAAAACCAATTCGACTTTCATCTATGGCCAACACCGATTCCCCTCCGCATATTCCTGCCCCATCGCCCCCTGTGAAGACACGCACGCAGTCAACGTTCAATCCTCAACACTCAGCAAAGCTTAACCATGTTTCCAACACGTCAATCCTCAAAGGCTacgtggaacaagacacaagacCCAAGCAGATGTTACTCCTTGAAGATACTGGTCCTGCCAGCCCAATGCCAAAGTTGGTCCAGGTGAACGGGAATGTTCCCAGGGAGACGCCAACCAAGCCAATTCGCAAAGATCCAAAGCATCACAAAGAGACTTTACAAAGTCAGACACCTCTACATGAGCGTCCCAAATCAATTCCCAACGATGTTCTTTATTACAATTTAGAGAATTTACAAAATACTCTGCCCGCTCAATCATCAGTCCCTGAGGTGACGACACAGGCTAATGCGGTAACAGTTTCAGCACAAAATGAAACGGTCAAACCACGCGGGGTGCCATACAAAATCCCAAGAAAGCTTCAGACATTGAACAAAACTTTCTTGACCTCTGAGGATATCCAAGGAAAACTTAATCCAAAACCAGCTGGTAAATTTAGTCCATCATTAGATCATAAACGATACAGCCTCAAGAATGATGAAACCATTGCGGCTCGAGAGGCTTCTTCGGCTTCCCCGCTTTCGCTGTTAATGGCGGCTAAGGAACGAGATAAGAATAAGTCTTATGAAATTGGGACAATGAAGATTAATCAGCGCAGAGGAAGCACTCAGAATTCGGTTGCCCAAACTTTGCCCACAATGTCAAGATCCCTCTCAAGCTCTGCACTCTTTCATCCAGATGAAGTCCAAGACAGTCCAACTTCTGTCATTCCCGTCCAGTATTGGGACACAAAATCAGCAACCATTGCACGGATGACTACTGGACAAACATATAATTCACCAGAACCAACTTCATCAGATATGAGGAAACAGCTTGTGGAGAGAAATGATTCCTATGTTAGGTCAGGAGGGGACAAGGTACACTTTTTTCTCCCTCCACCTCCAGAATTTGAAGATTTTGGTAACATTACAGAGCCCTCTCCTTCCATTCGTTCTCCTGACCCACTGTTGAAAATGGCACCGCAAACAAATAGAAACTCTCTTCCACCTGCTCACATTCCACCTTCACCGGTTCCCAAACCCTCAAAACAGCCGTCTCGAAATGTCAATGTCCAACCAAAGCCGCAGTTCCAGACATATTCGACGGTGAACTCCGCACAACAGCCAACATCGCTATCGGCAAGTCAAACCACACTTGTGAGcatcttacaaaaaaaaatgttggagatAGACCACAAAATTACTCCCACGGACGAGACAGACTATGACGCTCAAGACTGGAGTGTCCCACTCTCGGAGGAAGTCAAAGTCCCTGTCATCCCAAAGACCATACCACAGGTCAAAAGTGCTTCCACTGGAACCAACCAAACAACAACCCACAAGCAGGAAGTGAAAATGGTTAGCAAACTTCCAGTAATCAACAG CAATGAACGGCACTCAAGCTACCAGTATGGAATGACTTATCGAATTCGGCCTGGAACCCAACAACCCGTTACTCTCATTAGAAAAGGACCATCATGA
- the LOC125977233 gene encoding uncharacterized protein: MSWTNRQLLSNDHYGEHVKDLENKGTMLLEQRRHVKEDLANLDSEIFKMETEKNDLSAQTLGRLPYSNFMGETANEDLALLNLQQKEDILSEQNNLLKFNMVKFGSRTEMAMLECRCLEMETRYENMRTHFAQLEEENKDLRSHVEEKVILSGTNNLASQEWSRFGSQNVDLNTNNQGVTGDAKAIPNNNQLEQIKALKNHIVDLKTQVKNPKEGEDILIPPNVFLKNEAAELQSQNLKIKMLETENNDLRAQLQFHQEKMKTETKHFQDEEINKEVKEAQGEDLRPQLKALQEDKNCLEDNIRSLKVGLAQAQTQKEKMETQSCDLKGQVKALKEKNNQLKDEFKSLNDQVAFLQSQLAKMETHNNDLRAQVKGFQENEEILIKQHESLKDEVSQLESCNVRTDKQNENLRTRVKTLKESEINLNEKAETLVGELSHLKFQRENDQTEIHRLRREVQTLRSQLQDQEELLRRIDDAESLMEKEWAEKEKLSNKLGELEEEGNFVQKQNDDVRVELEKNKCVQEQQSKQIAELKATLQERKRQHEEAQFLLFTKDDELAKQNRKIVYLNEITEELTSYVSSLKQQVQQLKVQLEVKQMDEILNNVPGGHLETAPEHEPTHENQLGLKTQIEDTNVQTEDFHLNNCSIQPKMLSKHNLALLDSPSLKLETEIEDLKTQIKDLTELNKTLNEKLAHLESWAANGDLRAQEEDLGGNQDRLTEQNHLNEKLADLQTENGDLRVQLEDVKENEELIKQRTETLLAELEQYKTELNHLRTEAQKLRSQLHDRSDLRRRIDQAETQMEKDLAEKEKLSAKLRELEEKDNSLKQQHSDVRAEMEELKSTRDQQKQQITKLKAALKQNKLKVEEARFLLDSKEDELEKLTKVTEEMKTLIMNSKQTTCHPQRLLELSQMDEEHGNISNVDKLSEVHPTSPSGRLHNQTRTFGSWLLNVPKICSIRTLIEVVVVLFLLTIFSEDIDLTDFIADQFHQC, translated from the coding sequence ATGTCCTGGACAAACAGGCAACTACTAAGCAATGACCATTACGGCGAACACGTTAAAGATCTGGAAAATAAAGGAACTATGTTGCTTGAGCAAAGACGGCACGTCAAGGAAGATTTGGCTAATCTGGACTCGGAAATTTTCAAGATGGAAACAGAGAAAAATGACTTAAGCGCCCAAACACTGGGTCGTCTACCATATTCAAATTTCATGGGGGAGACAGCGAATGAAGATTTGGCGTTGCTTAATCTTCAACAAAAAGAAGATATTCTCAGTGAGCAGAATAACCTCTTAAAGTTTAACATGGTAAAGTTCGGCTCTCGCACCGAGATGGCGATGCTCGAATGTCGGTGTTTGGAGATGGAAACGCGGTACGAAAACATGAGGACACATTTTGCTCAGcttgaagaagaaaataaagacTTACGATCGCACGTTGAAGAGAAGGTGATACTTTCTGGGACGAATAACCTTGCCAGTCAGGAGTGGTCTCGTTTTGGATCGCAAAATGTCGACTTGAACACAAACAACCAAGGCGTAACAGGAGATGCTAAAGCTATTCCCAACAACAATCAGTTGGAGCAAATTAAGGCCCTCAAAAATCATATTGTCGACCTAAAAACACAAGTTAAAAATCCTAAAGAAGGTGAGGACATACTGATTCCACCGAATGTTTTTCTAAAAAATGAGGCAGCTGAGCTACAGTCAcagaatttgaaaataaaaatgctggAGACCGAAAATAATGACTTGAGGGCGCAACTTCAATTTCATCAAGAGAAAATGAAAACTGAGACGAAACATTTCCAAGATGAGGAAATTAACAAGGAAGTGAAAGAGGCGCAGGGAGAAGACTTAAGGCCACAACTTAAAGCCCTTCAAGAAGACAAGAACTGTTTGGAAGATAACATTCGAAGCCTGAAAGTTGGACTAGCTCAAGCTCAAACTCAAAAAGAAAAGATGGAAACACAGAGTTGTGACTTGAAGGGACAAGTTAAAGCccttaaagaaaaaaacaaccaacTAAAGGATGAATTTAAGTCCCTCAACGATCAGGTGGCTTTCCTTCAGTCTCAGCTAGCAAAGATGGAGACTCACAATAATGACTTACGGGCACAAGTTAAAGGATTTCAAGAAAACGAGGAGATTTTGATTAAGCAGCATGAGTCACTCAAGGATGAGGTTTCGCAGCTCGAAAGCTGCAACGTGAGAACCGACAAACAAAACGAAAACTTGCGCACACGGGTGAAGACTCTGAAAGAATCGGAGATCAACTTAAATGAGAAGGCGGAGACGTTGGTGGGTGAATTATCCCACCTTAAATTTCAAAGGGAAAACGATCAAACCGAGATTCATCGTCTGAGAAGAGAAGTACAGACGTTGAGGAGTCAATTACAAGATCAAGAGGAACTATTGAGGAGGATCGACGATGCCGAATCGCTCATGGAGAAGGAGTGGGCGGAGAAGGAAAAACTGAGCAACAAACTGGGTGAGCTCGAGGAAGAAGGCAATTTTGTTCAAAAGCAAAACGATGACGTTCGAGTGGAGTTAGAGAAGAATAAATGTGTTCAGGAACAACAGAGCAAGCAGATTGCTGAACTGAAGGCGACGTTACAAGAGCGTAAACGGCAACATGAAGAGGCTCAATTTTTACTCTTCACAAAAGATGACGAGTTAGCCAAGCAAAACAGGAAAAttgtttatttaaatgaaatcaCGGAGGAGCTGACCTCCTACGTTAGCAGTCTTAAACAACAAGTACAGCAGCTTAAAGTCCAGCTGGAAGTCAAGCAGATGGATGAGATATTAAATAATGTTCCTGGAGGCCATTTGGAGACAGCGCCCGAGCATGAGCCGACCCATGAAAACCAATTGGGTTTGAAAACCCAGATAGAAGACACGAACGTGCAAACAGAAGATTTTCATCTAAACAATTGCTCCATTCAGCCAAAAATGCTGAGCAAGCACAACTTGGCTTTGCTTGACTCTCCAAGTCTGAAGCTGGAAACGGAAATCGAAGACCTGAAGACACAAATTAAAGATCTTACCGAGCTGAACAAGACCCTCAATGAAAAGCTGGCCCATCTTGAATCTTGGGCTGCCAATGGAGATTTGAGGGCACAAGAAGAAGATCTTGGAGGAAACCAGGACAGGCTGACCGAGCAGAACCACCTCAATGAAAAATTGGCTGATCTCCAAACAGAGAATGGAGATTTAAGAGTGCAACTTGAGGATGTCAAAGAGAACGAGGAACTAATAAAGCAGAGGACGGAGACCCTCTTGGCTGAGTTGGAGCAGTATAAAACGGAGCTCAACCATCTGAGGACAGAAGCTCAGAAACTCAGGTCTCAGTTACACGATCGAAGCGACCTACGGAGACGAATAGATCAGGCCGAAACGCAAATGGAGAAAGATTTGGCAGAGAAGGAGAAGTTGAGCGCCAAATTGCGGGAGCTTGAAGAAAAGGACAACtcgttaaaacaacagcacagcgACGTTCGAGCTGAGATGGAAGAGCTTAAATCTACTCGAGATCAACAAAAGCAACAGATTACAAAGTTAAAGGCAGcgttgaaacaaaacaaactcaaagTTGAGGAGGCCAGATTTCTCCTGGATAGTAAAGAAGATGAGTTGGAAAAGCTAACGAAAGTTACAGAGGAGATGAAGACTCTGATTATGAATTCAAAACAAACCACGTGCCATCCTCAAAGACTGCTAGAACTTAGTCAAATGGATGAGGAACATGGCAACATTTCAAATGTGGACAAACTGAGCGAGGTGCACCCGACGTCTCCATCTGGCAGACTTCACAATCAAACCAGAACTTTTGGCTCTTGGCTACTAAATGTTCCTAAGATATGTTCCATTAGAACACTAATCGAGGTTGTGGTTGTGCTCTTTCTTTTAACTATATTTTCCGAGGATATTGACCTCACAGATTTCATCGCTGATCAGTTTCATCAATGTTAA